A stretch of DNA from Nonlabens ponticola:
AGTCGATGGTTTCTGCGTCGATTGCTGCGTCAGCGATAGCGTTACGACCTGCAATAGCTGCAATATCACTTGTAAATAGATCGTCACTGATGTAACGACGTTCTTCAATACCTGTGATAGCGACAAACTTTTTGATGATCGTCGCGTTGTCACTACCAAAAGAGCTCCCATCATTATTGAGAAATTCATGATTCATGAACTCTTCATTCTTTCTAACGACATCAGGAATGTGACTTCCTATTCCAGTGATTTTAGCTCTCATAAATAAAGTATAATTAACAAAAGAAGAAATAATTACTCAAAGTTCCTATTTCTACTCCTGTTTTCTATGCGTGCATAGTATTCTAGCTGATATTTAATAATCAACATTCCGCAATCGTTACAAGTATTCTTCCATAGGTGCGCAAGTGCACATCAAGTTCCTGTCGCCATACGCATCATCTGCGCGGCGCACGGTAGGCCAGAATTTATTGTCTGCCACCCATTCTAGAGGATACGCAGCTTTCTCTCTTGTGTAAGGTAAATTCCAATCGTCTGCTGTGAGCATCTGCATGGTATGCGGTGCATTTTTCAATACGTTATTCGGCTCATCTTTATCTGCCGCCTCGATTTCCTTTCTTATAGCAATCATGGCATCACAAAAACGGTCAATCTCGGCCTTGCTTTCAGATTCCGTAGGTTCAATCATCATAGTGCCGTTTACAGGAAAGGACACTGTTGGTGCGTGAAAGCCGTAATCCATAAGACGTTTGGCGATATCAACAACCTCAATACCTTTTTCTTTAAATGGACGACAATCAATGATCATCTCATGAGCAGCACGACCTTGTTCACCAACGTACAAACAGTCATAGCTTCCATCCAGACGTTCCTTAATATAATTTGCATTTACAATGGCATACTCCGTTGATCTCTTCAAACCAGCGGCACCCAACATGCAGATGTACCCATATGAAATCACACAGGCAAGCGCGCTACCAAATGGCGCAGCACTAATAGGTGTAATCGCTTGATCGCCACCAGTAGGAATAATCGGGTTGGTAGGCAAGAAAGGAACCAACTGTTCTGCTACACAAATAGGGCCTACACCAGGACCACCACCACCGTGAGGTATGGCAAAAGTCTTATGCAGATTCAGGTGACAAACGTCTGCGCCTATATTTCCTGGATTGGTAAGACCAACTTGTGCATTCATATTAGCACCATCCATGTAAACCTGACCACCATTCTCATGAATGATGCCCGTAATTTCTTTAATCGCACTTTCATAAACGCCATGTGTCGATGGGTAGGTCACCATTAACGCTGCAAGATTGTCCTTATGCTCCAGTGCTTTGGCTCTCAAATCGTCTACGTCAATGTTCCCGTTTTCAAGCGCTTTGGTGACCACAACTTTCATCCCAGCCATCACCGCACTCGCTGGATTGGTTCCATGTGCGCTGGATGGTATCAAACAAATATTTCTATGATCATCACCTCTTGATAAATGGTAGGCGCGTATCGCCATAAGTCCTGCAAACTCACCTTGGGCGCCAGAATTAGGTTGTAATGAGGTTCCTGCAAATCCAGTTGCTTCATTGAGCTGTTCCTCCAGTTTTTTAAGCATGGTTTGATAACCTTGAGCTTGATCCAGCGGCACAAATGGGTGAATATTTCCCCATTGTGGATCTGACAACGGCAGCATTTCTGACGCCGCATTCAGCTTCATGGTACATGACCCCAAGGCAATCATTGAGTGGTTGAGTGCGAGATCTTTGCGTTCTAATTTCTTGATGTAGCGCATCAATTCGGTCTCACTGTGGTAGGAATTGAACACCTCATAGGTCATGAATTCTGTCTGGCGGCCTATTCCCAGGTGCTCAGTTTCCAGCAATTCTGTAATGGGTGTAAATTCTTTTTGTAACGCTTTCGCGAAAGCGGAAACAATATCATTCAAATCTGCAAGTGACGTAGTCTCGTTGATAGAAATCTGAATCGTATCTGCATCAGGATAGTAAAAGTTCAATTCTTTTTCTAATGCTATCTCACGGACTGGTAGCGTCGCAGTCTTAAAACATAAAGTATCAAAAAAGTTCTCATTAGTCTGATAAACGCCTAGTTTCTCAATAGCATCGGCTAGGGTAGCGGCGTGTTGGTGAACTTTTGTTGCAATGTATTTCAAACCACGTGGCCCATGGTAGACACCGTACATACCAGCCATAACCGCAAGTAAAACCTGTGCGGTACAAATATTAGAAGTTGCTTTATCTCTTTTAATGTGTTGCTCGCGCGTTTGTAGCGCCATACGCAAGGCACGCTTACCATCGGTATCTTTGGTCACACCAATGATACGTCCTGGAATTTGTCGTTTATATGCTTCACGAGTTGCAAAATATGCCGCATGCGGACCGCCATAACCCAATGGTATTCCGAATCTTTGTGTTGTTCCCACGACAACATCGGCACCCCAATTTCCAGGTGCTTCCAGTAGAACTAGGGACAGGATATCTGCCGCTACTGCTATCTTGATGTTTTTTTGAGAGCA
This window harbors:
- the gcvP gene encoding aminomethyl-transferring glycine dehydrogenase, whose product is MNTDRFALRHIGPRKSDLKEMLDTIGVDSIDELVGQTVPAGIRLSKDLDLDPAMSEYEFAQHITALGNQNKQFKSYIGLGYNAAITPAVIQRNILENPGWYTAYTPYQAEIAQGRLEALLNYQTMITDLTGMELANASLLDESTAAAEAMTLLFSVRERDQKKNNYSKFFVDQDCLPQTKELLKTRAIPLGIELVEGNPLEMDLDDSYYAILLQYPGASGNVVDYTAFAKTCSQKNIKIAVAADILSLVLLEAPGNWGADVVVGTTQRFGIPLGYGGPHAAYFATREAYKRQIPGRIIGVTKDTDGKRALRMALQTREQHIKRDKATSNICTAQVLLAVMAGMYGVYHGPRGLKYIATKVHQHAATLADAIEKLGVYQTNENFFDTLCFKTATLPVREIALEKELNFYYPDADTIQISINETTSLADLNDIVSAFAKALQKEFTPITELLETEHLGIGRQTEFMTYEVFNSYHSETELMRYIKKLERKDLALNHSMIALGSCTMKLNAASEMLPLSDPQWGNIHPFVPLDQAQGYQTMLKKLEEQLNEATGFAGTSLQPNSGAQGEFAGLMAIRAYHLSRGDDHRNICLIPSSAHGTNPASAVMAGMKVVVTKALENGNIDVDDLRAKALEHKDNLAALMVTYPSTHGVYESAIKEITGIIHENGGQVYMDGANMNAQVGLTNPGNIGADVCHLNLHKTFAIPHGGGGPGVGPICVAEQLVPFLPTNPIIPTGGDQAITPISAAPFGSALACVISYGYICMLGAAGLKRSTEYAIVNANYIKERLDGSYDCLYVGEQGRAAHEMIIDCRPFKEKGIEVVDIAKRLMDYGFHAPTVSFPVNGTMMIEPTESESKAEIDRFCDAMIAIRKEIEAADKDEPNNVLKNAPHTMQMLTADDWNLPYTREKAAYPLEWVADNKFWPTVRRADDAYGDRNLMCTCAPMEEYL